The genomic DNA AGATACTTGGAGATCGTCAGTCCCACGCCGGACCCGCTCAGTCGCTTGGTCATGACCTTTTCCCCGATTTCGAAGCTGTGGAAGATGGTCTCCAGGCGATCGGGGGGAATGCCGACGCCCGTGTCCGTGATCGTGAAGAGGATCATGACCCGGTCCGGTCCGGTTCCGGCAAAGCGCTCCGGGTCCCTGGATACGTCCAGGGTGACCTTTCCCCTTTCGGTGTACCGAAAGGCGTTGAGCAGGATGTTGTTCAGGGCCTGAGTGGTTTCCAACGGCGCGCCATAGAGAAAGTCCGGCACATCGCCATGGGCGACGAACTCGAATCCCACGCCCTTTCTCAGGGCATAGGCGTGGAACACGGCCGCCAATCGCGAAAGGGCCTTGGAAAAGTCGAAGTGCCTGAATTCGATCCGCACCGTATCGGATTCGAGCATGGTCAGGTCCAGAAGCTGGTCGAAGAGTCCCGCGAGCTGGGCGGCTCCATCGTGAAGGGGGCGGATCAGTTCCAGCCGTTCGGGATCGGTGTCGATTTCGAGCAGCAGGCTGGACAAGCCCATGATATGGTTGAGCGGCGTGCGCAGCTCGTGGCTGATGTTGGCCAGGAAGGCCGACTTCGCCCGGCTGGCTTCGTCCGCCTTTTCCTTGCTCTTTTCGAGTTCGAGGGTTCGCTGCCGGACCTTCTCTTCAAGCACGCGGTTTTGATTGTACAGGGCCAGATGGGTTTTGACGCGGGCCTGGACGATGGCCGGATTGACCGGCTTGGTGATGTAGTCCACGGCTCCGAGGGCAAGTCCCTTGGCCTCGTCCTCGCTCTGTGACCTGGCCGTGATGAAGATGATCGGTATTTGCGCGGTCCGTTTGTCGCTCTTGAGCCGTCTGCATACCTCATAGCCGTCCATCTCGGGCATCATGATGTCCAGGAGGATGATGTCGGGGAGCACGTTGCGGATGATGTCCAGCGCCGTGACTCCGTTGAGCGCCACCAAAAGTTTGTAATCGTCCTTGAGGACATCGACCAGGAGATCGATGTTCAGCCGGTTGTCGTCGACAACCAGGACGGTGGGGCGTTCGCTCGTGTCCATTGCGGCTCCATTGATTAAGGGGCTACCATCAATGAAATTACCGCATTTTCGACTGTGGAGCAAGGAAGTCTGTTTAATTCCCTTTTCGGGGTAGCGGGATCAGAGTCCTTTTTTGGGATTGAAGTCCTGGCCCAGCGCGGCAGGGGCCTCGATGGACCACCCCTTGGACAGGCTCTTGAGAAACGGGTGGCGGCGGATGATGTCCTGAATCCACCCCATGCGGCCCATGTTCACGGCCAGCAGGGTCAGGATCATCATGGGGAAGGGAGCCACCTGGAAGACCGGAGCCGGGATGGACGGGAAGATCTCTTGGAGGTGGATGCCGGACACCTGCAGGGCGGCGAAGAAAAACGCGCCGAGCGCGGTGCGCACCGGATGCCAGCCGCCGAAGATGACGATGGCCAGGGCGATCCAGCCCGCGCCTTCGCAGCCCTGGG from Pseudodesulfovibrio thermohalotolerans includes the following:
- a CDS encoding hybrid sensor histidine kinase/response regulator → MDTSERPTVLVVDDNRLNIDLLVDVLKDDYKLLVALNGVTALDIIRNVLPDIILLDIMMPEMDGYEVCRRLKSDKRTAQIPIIFITARSQSEDEAKGLALGAVDYITKPVNPAIVQARVKTHLALYNQNRVLEEKVRQRTLELEKSKEKADEASRAKSAFLANISHELRTPLNHIMGLSSLLLEIDTDPERLELIRPLHDGAAQLAGLFDQLLDLTMLESDTVRIEFRHFDFSKALSRLAAVFHAYALRKGVGFEFVAHGDVPDFLYGAPLETTQALNNILLNAFRYTERGKVTLDVSRDPERFAGTGPDRVMILFTITDTGVGIPPDRLETIFHSFEIGEKVMTKRLSGSGVGLTISKYLIEKLGGSITVESAVGKGSAFSISLPFFLDRKKEEVTGAA